The Desulfovibrio sp. G11 region AAGGCCGAAAGCCTTGAGGGGTACTACCTTCAGTTCACCAAGGCGCAGTTGGAGCGGATCAAGGCCGTGGCCATGGACATGTGGGAGCCCTATTTTAAAGCTACGCTCAAACATGTGCCGGACGCGGCGGGGAAAATCGTTCACGATCGGTTCCACGTCATGAAACACGTAGGCGAGGCTGTGGACCGGGTACGCAAGCAAGAGCACCGCGAACTCACAAGTCAGGATGACCATCGACTCAAGGGCACGAAATTCCTCTGGCTATACCGGGAGGAGAATCTGCCGGACAAACACCGGCCAGCCCTGGAGGCCTTGAAGACAGCGAACCTCAAGGTGGCCAAGGCCTGGGCCATGAAGGAAAGCCTGAACGACGTCTGGAAGTACCTGAGCACGGGATGGGCCAGACGTTTTGTGAAGCGATGGCTGGTCTGGGTGAACAGGTCAGATCTTGCCCCAATGCGCAAAGTGGGCGGACTGATTCAGAGACATCTTGAGAACATCCTGACCTTCTGCCGCCACAGGATCACCAACGGCGTGGCCGAGGGCCTCAACAGCAAGATCATGGCCATCAAGAGGAAGGCTTGCGGTTATAGGAACCGGGAGCATTTCAAGACAGCCATCTACTTCTTCTGTGGCGGTCTAAACCTCTACCCGGCCAGTTCCTGACAGGGGTTACCCACGGAAAACCCGGAAGAACCACAAATTTTTATCCAGTGCATCAGATTATAACCAGATAAAAATTTTGACTTTTCTGGATTTTTCACCAAACGGTAGTCAGGAATCCTGACTGCGTTACGGTGCAGTTTGCGAGCCGTATCCTTACGAAAGTCCTTGTCATTGGCATTAACAACACTGCCATCAAGCAGTGTTATCTGATTTTTTACATTACTACGGTACATAACGAAACCGTATTCCTGATGGTCTGAAAGCCTTGTGGGCGCGTATTCTTCTACATCAGTACCAGCGAGTCGCCATATATCCGTGTTAATTTGCGCCTGCATCTTCATGGCTGCACTTTTACCAAACTGCGCGTCATACAGTTCCTGCAATGCTTCCGTCAGAAATTCAGGTTCTGTGTATGTTGCATATATGAACCTGCGGATGTCGTCCGGGAGCGTTACCGATGCAGCCTTGCCCCACACCTCAAGTGTGCGCAATAAAATGAACGGATCGTACACCTTGGCTTTGCTGCCCAGCGCTTTTGTAATTGCAGGCGCGCTCATACCCAGCAGATCTGTCAGGGAAAAATTCTCGGCAATAATATGCATGCAGGGATGGGGAACCGGGCGGTCGCGTCGTGTATGCCGCCATAACCTGCCCATACGTTGCAGCAGCATGTCAGTGGGGGCCAGCTCCGTGAACAGCACATCGGCATCCAGGTCCACGCTCTGCTCCACAATCTGCGTAGAGACGAGAATACATCCGCGCTGCCGCTGCCCTTTCTTGCCCAGGCGCTGCATCCATTCCGTTTCACGCTCTTCGCGCATAAAGAACGGCAGTCGGGCATGCAGAATGCCCATGTCTGCCTGGCAGTCTGTAACTGCTGCATGAGCTTGTATATTGCGAAACGTCTCCTGAGCATTGGCAACCGTATTGCAGACCCAAAGCACCTGGCCGCCCGAGGCTGCAATGTCGATTGTGCGGCTGATGGCGCCCTGTAGTGGCTGAAAATCCACATGAACAGTGTGTGAAGGCGGCGGCGTACAAGGGATAACCTGCACGGTATCCTGATCATGGGCGCGCCCGCTGATGCAGGGATATGGCAGACTGTCCTCCTCTGCATCCATGCTGGAAACAGGGCTGTGTGACTGCAAAAGCGCCGAACGGGCTGAGCCGGAAAGCGTGGCGGAAAGGATAATGACCGTTGATCCAAGATCAGCAAGAACCCTGCAAAGCTGCTGTATGATGGCTCTTGTGTAGTGATCATAGCTGTGCACTTCGTCCAGAATGACCACTTTGCCCAGAAGGGCAAGCCTGCGAAGGGCAAAGTGTTTTACCGCCAGCGCGGCCAGCATGGCCTGATCTGCCGTGCCCACCCCCACGGGAGCGAGCAACGCCCGGCGGGACGAACAGAACCAGCGCAAGGGATCGGCACCGGAGCCTGCTTTTGGATCTGCGGCGGAATCATCAGACAGTTGCTGCTGCTCTGGCATGGCAAGCGTGTCATCCAGGAGCCATGAGTTGCCGTGGATCAACTGCACCCTTTGCGCAGTCGGCGATATTCGCAGTATGAATTCCAGTACCCGTTCATAAATCCTGTTGCTTGTGGCCTGTGTGGGCAGGCCAAAATACAGCCCACGCGCCTTGCCCTGCTCCATAAGCTTGTAGGCAGCCATAAGCGCAGCCTCTGTTTTACCCATGCCCATAGGCGCTTCAATGACATAAATCCCCGGCTCCGTAATATTGCACCATGCGGCGACCTGCATGGGGTACGGTGAGCAGCCGAAGATATCTTCAAAGCTCAGGCCGGTGCGTATTTCAAGTGGAGCAAAACCAAGACTGCCAACAACATCATGAGCCACTCTGGCGATCTGCTCATCAGCTATGGGCGCAAGCGTAGGGTTTGCAGGGAAATGGTGCTCGTCAGAAGCTATCCAGTCCGCAAGAACCAGGAGTCCTGCTGAGGCGTAAAGACTGGCGCTTGCACCCGTAACAGGCGGCAGCTCTGTATTGGCATGCTGTTCCCATTGATAGGCAACAAAATTCAGCTCTTCCCGCAGCCAGTCGACTGATGGGGATGGGGCCAGGCAAGGTGGTGAAACCTGTCCGTAATGATGCGGTTTTGCCTTGGCCCATTTGCCGTGATGTGCGCCCACGATGGCGCTCCACAGGGAGTACGACTCTGACAGAAGCCCCTTTTGTTGCCAAAAATAATCAAGAATTTCCTGTGAAAGGCAGGCATGTGTCGTAGTAAAACTGGGCCACGCATTGTTTGCGGCCTCTCTGGCAAGACCGTTCTGCTCAAGCCACAAAAGGCATTTGCCCTGAAATTGCGGGCTGATTTTGCCGACATCATGTATGGATAGCAGAAAGGCAACAACAGCATGCAAATCTTGCCACTGCGGGGGAAACATGGCCCGTACAAGGCAGCGCCCCACAGCGCTGGCAAACCTGCCATGCAGGAGCACTGATATCCCCGGCAGATTTGAAGCATATGTTTTAGCCCAAAACGTATACTTTTCCATAAGTACTCCATACAAGGCGACCACAAGGCAACTCATAATAGAGCAATGCATTAATAGCAAATAGCCTATTGAATTGCTATATATGACTCATGATTACAGCAATCCTTGCAAAAACAGGATGGAATGTGCGTTTGAACAGCCTGAGAATGAAACAGATATCCTTTTACACAACTTCCGGAACAGATCTGTTCCGGGAATGATCGGTTTTATACATTTTACTGCCAATGTTGTCCGGTTAAGCACCCATAGCTAACAGGCTATAACTATAGGTGTTTATAGTTTTTCGTCTTCGTGGATTCAGAAGTTCTTCCAGAGAATCCTTGCCGAACAGATTCAAGCAAATGAGCTCGAAGAGTTGTTGCACCGACAGCCCAAGCTTGCTCAGGAATTTCTGATAGGCCAGGAGTAAATACACGGTCAGGGCCGTATAAATCTGGATGTGCACCGCATTCTCCGAGCGCCCGACAAAGCTTTTAATATGCAGATTTTGTTTGACTTCGCGGAAGAATATTTCAATTTGCCAGCGTTCTTTATAGATATCAGCAATTGTCTTGGCGGACAGGCGGAAATGGTTGGTCAAAAATTCGTACCGTTTGCCGGTTTTCGCATCGCGATAGCCGATTCTGCGTAGACGAGTGGTTTTTCCCCGGCTGCTCACGTCAATGATGTGATCGGACGTGACCCCGGTTTTCCGGTCTACGGCGCGGCGATCAACGAGCTTATAGGCAGCATTGCTCTTCAGTCGGGTTACGAAGAAAATGCCCTTCGCGGTCAACATGCGAAACCAGGAATAGCAGATATAGCCTTTATCGAAGGTGACGATGGAACCCTTTGGCAATGAAAGACTTTTGGCCATGCGGCTTTCGTGGGTTTTGGCATTGTTGATATCGAGAAAAGCGGGAATGTAGCCATCGTGGTCAAGCACGGTATTTACTTTCACGCCAGCCTTGTTCCGCCGGAACGACGCCCAGGGAAAGATGGACAGGCATAGGCTGATGGTGGTGGCGTCCATGCTGTACAGCTTGCACTTGAAGCGGAATTTGTGACGAGGCGCACGAAGATGGCACAGGCCATACATTTCAGCGAACAGGTCTTTGAAAAATTCCACAGGCCTTGAATTGTTGGCATCGGCAACCGTGGAACGCGCTACTGATTTCAAGCCGAGGTGATACAGCCGTCTCTTGGCCGCCTCCAAGGCGCGAAGCCCATCGCGTAAAGAGCGCCTTGCAGCGAGTTGGATAAAGGCCATGACGGTGAATTGCTCCTTGAATCCAAATTGGCGTGAAGAGCGGCCAGTTTTGTGCTTGCGTTCGAGTTTTTCAAAAACATGTCCCGGTATCAGGGATAGCAGTTGAGAGAAGAGTGTAGTATGATGGCTCAAGTCCAAAATCTCCTTGTGTGGCAAGTTGTTGTGGTAACTTCTTATACCACATACTGCTGAGATTTTGGACTTTTTTGTTACCCCTTAGCCGGACAGCAATGTTTTACTGCATAATATTATTAAACTATTTGGCCGACATTCTTGATGCCCCATGTTCACCCCGGGGTATGGATAAAATAACAAATTTGAATATAGAAGAAGTTTCATTCCATCAACTTAGAGACAGCCCCTAGCAGCACATAATTAACTGAAGCAGCCTATAAAAATATCTCTTTGACGTCAGTGGGCTTCACCCCTCTGCGAACATCCGGGAATTCCACAGGGCAGGTACATTTGAGCATTTGTTTTTTGCCACTGTAATGGAGGCATAAGCCAGAGCAACGACAACAACCAGTTAACAACGAAATATCGTTATATTACGTTGAAATTCGTGATATATTTACAGACAACATTTTTATTTTTTACGTAACTATATTATTTTTAAATATAAACAAAACAGGCTTACTTCTTGAATAAGGGAAGCACTACATCTGCTCCTGTCTGGTTTTCAGGGGGCATATCTGGGAGATGGAGCAAGCAGATGGCGGACATCCGGCGCAAAGGCGTTTTGCCGTGCTTTTTTTATTGCGCCGCATGGTTGCTTTATCTGCTCGTACAACAACATTGAACTTTTGAGGTGTGATAATGGCAAAATTTGCAACGCCGCTGTTGGACCAGCTGGAAAGCGGCCCCTGGCCGAGCTTTGTGTCTGACATCAAGCTGGAAGCGGCCTACCGGGCCGAGAATCCTAAGGGGCTTGATTATCAGATCCCCGTGGACTGCCCTGAAGACCTGCTGGGTGTGCTTGAGCTTTCCTACAATGACAAGGAAACCCACTGGAAGCACGGCGGCATCGTGGGCGTGTTCGGTTATGGCGGCGGCGTTATCGGCCGTTACTGCGACCAGCCCGAAATGTTCCCCGGCGTGGCCCACTTTCACACCATGCGTGTGGCCCAGCCCGCTGCCAAGTACTATCACAGCAAATTCCTGCGTGATCTGTGCGACATATGGGACCTGCGCGGCTCCGGCCTGACCAACATGCACGGCTCCACCGGTGACATCGTGCTGCTTGGCACCCAGACCGCCCAGCTCGAAGAAATCTTCCACGAGCTGACCCACAAGATGAACGTGGACCTTGGCGGCTCCGGCTCCAACCTGCGTACGCCTGAAGCCTGTCTCGGTCAGTCCCGCTGCGAATATGCCTGCTACAACACGCAGGACATGTGCTACCAGCTGACCATGGACTATCAGGACGAACTGCACCGCCCGCGTTCCCCTACAAGTTCAAGTTCAAGTTCGACGGCTGCCCCAACGGCTGCGTGTGCGCCATGGCGCGCTCCGACTTTGCCGTGGTCGGCACCTGGAAGGACGACATCAAAATCGACCAGGAAGCCGTGAAGGCTTACGTGGCCGGTGAATTTGCCCCAACGCCGGTGCTCACTCCGGTCGCGACTGGGGCAAGTTCGACCTGCAGAAAGAAGTGGTGGACCGCTGCCCCTCCCAGTGCATGAAGTGGGACGGCTCCAAGCTTTCCATCAAGACCGCTGATTG contains the following coding sequences:
- a CDS encoding ISL3 family transposase, translated to MKDTDLYFRILGLTEPWFVEAVELDTAEGRVDIRVEHGPGVRWFCPTCGRELACRDHAEPRVWRHLDTCQFKTFLHARIPRVDCPEHGVLQVNVPWAESKARFTILMERLIIDVLTECATVTGARRILRITWDEAWGVMERAVRRGRERKQSNPSRYLGVDEKAFRKGHDYVTVVCDLIGSTVEYVADERKAESLEGYYLQFTKAQLERIKAVAMDMWEPYFKATLKHVPDAAGKIVHDRFHVMKHVGEAVDRVRKQEHRELTSQDDHRLKGTKFLWLYREENLPDKHRPALEALKTANLKVAKAWAMKESLNDVWKYLSTGWARRFVKRWLVWVNRSDLAPMRKVGGLIQRHLENILTFCRHRITNGVAEGLNSKIMAIKRKACGYRNREHFKTAIYFFCGGLNLYPASS
- a CDS encoding CRISPR-associated helicase/endonuclease Cas3 → MEKYTFWAKTYASNLPGISVLLHGRFASAVGRCLVRAMFPPQWQDLHAVVAFLLSIHDVGKISPQFQGKCLLWLEQNGLAREAANNAWPSFTTTHACLSQEILDYFWQQKGLLSESYSLWSAIVGAHHGKWAKAKPHHYGQVSPPCLAPSPSVDWLREELNFVAYQWEQHANTELPPVTGASASLYASAGLLVLADWIASDEHHFPANPTLAPIADEQIARVAHDVVGSLGFAPLEIRTGLSFEDIFGCSPYPMQVAAWCNITEPGIYVIEAPMGMGKTEAALMAAYKLMEQGKARGLYFGLPTQATSNRIYERVLEFILRISPTAQRVQLIHGNSWLLDDTLAMPEQQQLSDDSAADPKAGSGADPLRWFCSSRRALLAPVGVGTADQAMLAALAVKHFALRRLALLGKVVILDEVHSYDHYTRAIIQQLCRVLADLGSTVIILSATLSGSARSALLQSHSPVSSMDAEEDSLPYPCISGRAHDQDTVQVIPCTPPPSHTVHVDFQPLQGAISRTIDIAASGGQVLWVCNTVANAQETFRNIQAHAAVTDCQADMGILHARLPFFMREERETEWMQRLGKKGQRQRGCILVSTQIVEQSVDLDADVLFTELAPTDMLLQRMGRLWRHTRRDRPVPHPCMHIIAENFSLTDLLGMSAPAITKALGSKAKVYDPFILLRTLEVWGKAASVTLPDDIRRFIYATYTEPEFLTEALQELYDAQFGKSAAMKMQAQINTDIWRLAGTDVEEYAPTRLSDHQEYGFVMYRSNVKNQITLLDGSVVNANDKDFRKDTARKLHRNAVRIPDYRLVKNPEKSKFLSGYNLMHWIKICGSSGFSVGNPCQELAG
- a CDS encoding IS4 family transposase, giving the protein MPHKEILDLSHHTTLFSQLLSLIPGHVFEKLERKHKTGRSSRQFGFKEQFTVMAFIQLAARRSLRDGLRALEAAKRRLYHLGLKSVARSTVADANNSRPVEFFKDLFAEMYGLCHLRAPRHKFRFKCKLYSMDATTISLCLSIFPWASFRRNKAGVKVNTVLDHDGYIPAFLDINNAKTHESRMAKSLSLPKGSIVTFDKGYICYSWFRMLTAKGIFFVTRLKSNAAYKLVDRRAVDRKTGVTSDHIIDVSSRGKTTRLRRIGYRDAKTGKRYEFLTNHFRLSAKTIADIYKERWQIEIFFREVKQNLHIKSFVGRSENAVHIQIYTALTVYLLLAYQKFLSKLGLSVQQLFELICLNLFGKDSLEELLNPRRRKTINTYSYSLLAMGA